The Streptomyces sp. V4I8 genome includes the window GAGCAATGGCGTCCCGGCTCCTCCGCAGATGCGGCGGAGCCGGCGGCGGCGCTGCGCTTCAGTGTGCTCGGCCCCGTACGTGCCTGGCGCGGCGAGGAGCAGCTCCCCACCGGGTCCCCCCAGCAACGCGCCCTGCTCGCGGCCCTGCTGCTGCGCGAGGGCCGCACGGCGACCGCGGCGGAGCTGATCGACGCCTTGTGGGGCGAGGAGCCGCCCCCGCAGGCGCTGGCGGCGCTGCGGACGTATGCCTCGCGGCTGCGGAAGGTGCTGGACCCCGGGGTCCTGGTGAGCGAGTCGGGCGGCTACGCGGTGCGGGGCCTGGCCGAGGGCGCGCTGGACCTCGCGGCGGCCCAGGAGCTCGCGGCGGAGGGGGAGAAGGCGCGCGGCGCCGGGGATCTGTGCCGGGCGCGGGACGTGCTGGGGCGGGTGCTGGCCCTGTGGGACGGGGAGGTGCTGGCGGGCGTCCCGGGGCCGTACGCGGAGGCCCAGCGGGTCCGCCTGGAGGAGTGGCGGCTGCAACTCCTCGAATCCCGCCTCGACATGGACCTGGAGCAGGGCCGCCACGCGGAGGCGGTGTCGGAGCTGACGGCGCTGACCGCCGCGCATCCCCTGCGGGAGCGCCTGCGTGAGCTGCTGATGCTGGCGCTGTACCGCAGCGGGCGGCAGGCGGAGGCGCTGGCGGTGTACGCGGACACGCGGCGCCTGCTGGCCGACGAACTCGGCGTGGACCCGCGCCCGGGCCTGCAGGAACTGCAGCAGCGCATCCTGCAGGCCGACCCCGGCCTCGCGGAACCCTCGGCGCCGGTCGCCGAACCGGCCGCCATCCCGGTGCGCCCGGCCCAGCTCCCGGCCACGGTCCCGGACTTCACGGGCCGTTCCGCCTTCGTCTCGGAGCTGAGCGAGGTCCTCGCCTCGGCCGAGGGCCGGGTGATGGCGGTGTCGGCGCTGGCGGGCATCGGCGGCGTGGGCAAGACGACGCTGGCCGTGCACGTGGCCCACCAGGCGCGCTCCGCCTTCCCCGACGGGCAGCTGTACGTCGACCTCCAGGGCGCCGGCCCGCGGGCGGCCGAGCCGGAGACGGTGCTGGGCTCCTTCCTGCGCGCCCTGGGCACCGCCGACTCGGCGATCCCGGACTCGCTGGAGGAACGGGCGGCGCTGTACCGCTCGGTGCTCGACGGCCGCCGCGTCCTGGTCCTGCTGGACAACGCGAAGGACGCCGCCCAGGTACGTCCGCTGCTGCCGGGCATGGAGGGCTGCGCGGCGCTGGTGACGTCGCGGGTGCGCATGGTGGACCTGGCCGGCGCCCATCTGGTCGACCTGGACGTGATGTCCCCGGACGAGGCGCTGTCCCTCTTCACGAAGATCGTGGGCGAGGAGCGGGTGGCCTCGGAGCGGGAGGCCGCGCTGGACGTGGTGGCGGCGTGCGGCTTCCTGCCGCTGGCGATCCGCATCGCGGCGTCCCGGCTGGCGGCGCGCCGTACGTGGACCGTGTCCGTGCTCGCCGCCAAGCTGGCCGACGAGCGGCGCCGGCTCGATGAGCTGCAGGCCGGCGACCTGGCGGTCAAGGCGACCTTCGAGCTGGGCTACGGCGCCCTGGAGCCCGCCCAGGCACGGGCGTTCCGCCTGCTGGGCCTGGCCGACGGTCCGGACATCTCGCTGGCCGCCGCCGCGGCC containing:
- a CDS encoding BTAD domain-containing putative transcriptional regulator, with amino-acid sequence MGGVPRVPEQWRPGSSADAAEPAAALRFSVLGPVRAWRGEEQLPTGSPQQRALLAALLLREGRTATAAELIDALWGEEPPPQALAALRTYASRLRKVLDPGVLVSESGGYAVRGLAEGALDLAAAQELAAEGEKARGAGDLCRARDVLGRVLALWDGEVLAGVPGPYAEAQRVRLEEWRLQLLESRLDMDLEQGRHAEAVSELTALTAAHPLRERLRELLMLALYRSGRQAEALAVYADTRRLLADELGVDPRPGLQELQQRILQADPGLAEPSAPVAEPAAIPVRPAQLPATVPDFTGRSAFVSELSEVLASAEGRVMAVSALAGIGGVGKTTLAVHVAHQARSAFPDGQLYVDLQGAGPRAAEPETVLGSFLRALGTADSAIPDSLEERAALYRSVLDGRRVLVLLDNAKDAAQVRPLLPGMEGCAALVTSRVRMVDLAGAHLVDLDVMSPDEALSLFTKIVGEERVASEREAALDVVAACGFLPLAIRIAASRLAARRTWTVSVLAAKLADERRRLDELQAGDLAVKATFELGYGALEPAQARAFRLLGLADGPDISLAAAAAVLDLPVEETEDLLESLVDTSLLESAAPGRYRYHDLVRLYARACAERDEWPPSERDAALSRLLDFYLATAAGVYAIERPGDRLVDHLAVTAYPARRFPDRKDARDWLYTEANCLLSFARQCADRPEALRRAIDLLWAAVDISESGANSKEYEATARTLLEAARRVGVEQVEARALMTLAHAHLDSGRFDLADEAAEQVISLAHRADDLLPACWAHNARGVIALYQGRNADGEEHLSHAIRHFRTLDDRAGEAAILCNLSRTHLATGRTESAVSLAQEGMEIYDAMGNSMRGANGRYALGMALTQSGQLGPAAGRLLEALEVFRDSRQRLWEGMTLFRLAEVDIAARRYAQAAANAEMALTVLRGIGGEWRRGNILTVLGHALTAVGHTGRARVCWEEAVSIYDELGSPEAAAVRALLAPAQAA